The proteins below are encoded in one region of Deltaproteobacteria bacterium:
- a CDS encoding ABC transporter permease, which produces MAGPRRRAARRARPARDRGRGAALSRGARVSRPFRPGARLCGVPARLPEGTARRPLRPGRGWHGPLHVHGATARVRVDQPVRGPLMTAFLAIAGNTVRELVRGKLLYNLLLFTALFVAGSLLVAQLTVGNWVRIILDMGLGAMEVAGALMAIVIGVGIVAGEIQRKTILPTLAKPLPRWTFCVGRYAGLVLLLAVNALAIVAVLRAVLWLAGYPLAITTAQAAALLCVEFALLAAVAVLFASFSTPILAGSYAFAVFFIGHLLPDLRAFADKAQSATARNLAKGFYLLLPDLELLNLKSHASNELAVAGSYVWSAAGYGIAYAAAVLALAVLVLSRRDLN; this is translated from the coding sequence ATGGCAGGACCGCGTCGACGCGCTGCACGTCGAGCGCGACCTGCGCGCGATCGAGGACGCGGCGCAGCGCTATCGCGAGGTGCACGGGTTTCCCGCCCGTTCCGTCCAGGCGCTCGTCTCTGCGGGGTTCCTGCCCGTCTTCCCGAGGGAACCGCACGGCGGCCGCTACGTCCTGGAAGGGGATGGCACGGCCCGCTCCACGTCCACGGAGCGACTGCGCGCGTACGGGTTGACCAACCAGTTCGAGGTCCATTGATGACGGCGTTCCTGGCAATCGCAGGCAACACGGTCCGCGAGCTGGTCCGGGGCAAGCTCCTCTACAACCTGTTGCTCTTCACCGCCCTGTTCGTCGCGGGATCGCTGCTCGTCGCGCAGCTGACTGTCGGGAACTGGGTGCGGATCATCCTCGACATGGGACTGGGCGCGATGGAAGTGGCGGGTGCGCTGATGGCGATCGTCATCGGCGTCGGCATCGTGGCGGGCGAGATCCAGCGCAAGACGATCCTGCCTACGCTGGCGAAGCCGCTGCCGCGATGGACCTTCTGCGTCGGCCGCTACGCGGGTCTCGTCCTGCTTCTCGCCGTGAACGCGCTCGCCATCGTCGCCGTGCTCCGCGCGGTCCTCTGGCTGGCCGGATATCCGCTCGCGATCACGACCGCCCAGGCGGCGGCGCTCCTGTGCGTGGAGTTCGCGCTCCTTGCCGCGGTCGCGGTCCTGTTCGCGAGCTTCTCGACGCCGATTCTCGCCGGATCGTATGCGTTCGCGGTCTTCTTCATCGGGCATCTGCTGCCCGACCTGCGGGCGTTCGCGGACAAAGCGCAGAGCGCGACGGCGCGGAACCTCGCCAAGGGCTTCTACCTCCTGCTCCCGGACCTGGAGCTGCTCAATCTCAAGTCGCACGCTTCGAACGAGCTCGCGGTCGCCGGCTCTTACGTCTGGAGCGCCGCGGGCTACGGCATCGCGTATGCCGCCGCCGTCCTCGCCCTGGCAGTACTCGTTCTCTCGCGCCGCGACTTGAACTGA
- a CDS encoding sigma-54-dependent Fis family transcriptional regulator, which translates to MARLLVVDDEQSMRVMLEARLTKAGHAVEVAADVPGVERALAASEFDVVITDLRMRTGDDGLRVLRKVKDAEAEVEVILMTAFGSDDVRQKALELGAYGYVEKSPTLAAELIALVKAALQKRELARQGRILAQDNELLREQLSARGRFESMVARSGAMHEVFEVVEKVAVARTTVLITGESGVGKELVARALHARSPRSSAPFVPVNCGAIPEGLIESELFGHAKGAFTGAQGATEGLFRAAQDGTLFLDEIGELPLNVQVKLLRAIQERRIRPVGDNNDVDVDVRLVAATNRNLAAEVRAGRFREDLYYRLNVVEIRVPALRERREDVLPLADHFLRRFAAEHRRPLQRLSDDAKRRLSEYWFPGNVRELENLIERAVALSSGDEVTVDALPAVLRGVGAHALSPGGPLPDGFLLEDYLAQIERELIDRALTEAGGVKTYAAARLGLTFRQFRHRVKKLAGQPEDEADDSD; encoded by the coding sequence ATGGCGCGCCTGCTGGTGGTCGACGACGAGCAATCGATGCGGGTGATGCTCGAGGCGCGGCTGACCAAGGCAGGCCATGCCGTGGAGGTCGCTGCCGACGTTCCCGGCGTCGAGCGCGCCCTCGCTGCCTCCGAGTTCGACGTGGTGATCACCGATCTGCGCATGCGCACCGGCGACGACGGCTTGCGGGTGCTGCGCAAGGTGAAGGACGCCGAGGCCGAGGTGGAAGTGATTCTCATGACCGCCTTTGGCAGCGACGACGTCCGGCAGAAGGCGCTCGAGCTCGGCGCGTACGGTTACGTCGAGAAGTCGCCCACGCTCGCCGCCGAGCTGATCGCGCTCGTCAAGGCCGCACTGCAGAAGCGCGAGCTGGCCCGCCAAGGCCGCATCCTCGCCCAGGACAACGAGCTGTTGCGGGAGCAGCTCTCTGCCCGCGGCCGCTTCGAGTCGATGGTCGCGCGCAGCGGCGCGATGCACGAAGTGTTCGAGGTGGTGGAAAAAGTGGCGGTGGCGCGGACCACGGTGCTGATCACCGGCGAGAGCGGCGTCGGCAAGGAGCTGGTCGCGCGCGCCCTCCACGCGCGCAGCCCGCGCTCCTCGGCGCCGTTCGTGCCCGTGAACTGCGGGGCCATCCCCGAAGGGCTCATCGAGTCGGAGCTGTTCGGCCACGCCAAGGGGGCGTTCACAGGCGCCCAAGGCGCCACGGAAGGGCTCTTCCGGGCCGCGCAGGACGGGACGCTCTTCCTCGACGAAATCGGTGAGCTGCCGCTCAACGTCCAGGTGAAGCTCCTGCGCGCCATCCAGGAGCGCCGCATCCGGCCGGTGGGCGACAACAACGACGTCGACGTCGACGTGCGCCTGGTCGCGGCGACGAACCGGAATCTCGCCGCAGAGGTACGCGCCGGACGCTTCCGGGAGGATCTCTACTACCGCCTGAACGTCGTCGAGATCCGCGTTCCGGCCTTGCGCGAGCGCCGCGAGGACGTGTTGCCGCTCGCGGATCATTTCCTGCGCCGCTTTGCCGCCGAGCACCGGCGGCCGCTCCAGCGCCTTTCCGACGATGCAAAGCGCCGCCTGTCAGAATACTGGTTTCCGGGAAACGTCCGCGAGTTGGAGAACCTGATCGAGCGCGCCGTGGCGCTCTCCTCGGGCGACGAGGTCACCGTCGACGCCCTGCCCGCCGTGCTTCGCGGGGTGGGCGCGCACGCGCTGTCGCCGGGAGGCCCGTTGCCGGACGGTTTCTTGCTCGAGGACTACCTCGCCCAGATCGAGCGGGAGCTGATCGATCGAGCGCTCACCGAGGCCGGCGGCGTGAAGACGTACGCCGCAGCACGGCTGGGTCTCACGTTCCGGCAGTTCCGCCACCGGGTGAAGAAGCTGGCCGGGCAGCCCGAGGACGAGGCCGACGACTCGGATTGA
- a CDS encoding PAS domain S-box protein, which yields MAEAGVYSPLGERSKGGLYGKLVLLTGVRLAVGTALLAATAWPTLGHEPFPRTVEALLFAIVALIYFASLIGTFLLRTRRHLGWVAHGQLAADVIAATGLVYLTGGADSIFTILYPLAIVSGAIGLGRRGAALGAATSCIAFCVLAWSMQIGIVPPAAAELDRVPLAPGKLAVVMAANLSAFMLVGGLSSLLAEQLQGARSQLLRSETRLEALEAIYSAVVRSIASGILTLGEDGRITYLNPAAEHLTGVSDRAARGQPLKTLLPELAGSIARPRERGRPEVRLRAHDGRDRILGYAMAPLAGGASGQVILFQDLTELRQMEEAVRRTDRLAVVGGLAAGLAHEIRNPLASMCGSIEILGASPGLDEQERRLMSVVRSEAERLEALVREFLSFARPISPAFEPLDAARAVVETMELFRQQLAERGIELVAQADAPVWVRADPGQLRQVLWNLLGNAADATSRGGRVEVRILRQAGEGVLEVSDTGHGIADEDLQRIFDPFFTTKERGTGLGLAIVHRIVEAHSGHLSVHSEVGRGTTFRVALPVAPAQDQHAPAAVG from the coding sequence ATGGCAGAGGCGGGCGTCTATTCGCCACTCGGCGAACGCTCCAAAGGCGGTCTTTACGGCAAGCTGGTCCTGCTCACCGGCGTTCGCCTGGCAGTGGGCACGGCGCTCCTCGCCGCTACCGCATGGCCGACGCTCGGGCACGAGCCCTTTCCGCGCACCGTCGAGGCGCTTCTCTTCGCCATCGTCGCGCTGATCTACTTCGCCTCGCTGATCGGCACCTTCCTGCTGCGCACCCGGCGACACCTGGGCTGGGTCGCGCACGGCCAGCTCGCCGCCGACGTGATCGCGGCGACGGGCCTCGTCTACCTGACCGGAGGCGCGGACAGCATCTTCACGATCTTGTACCCGTTGGCGATCGTCAGCGGCGCCATCGGCCTCGGCCGGCGCGGCGCGGCGCTGGGTGCAGCCACCTCCTGCATCGCCTTCTGCGTGCTCGCCTGGAGCATGCAGATCGGCATCGTTCCCCCGGCAGCCGCCGAGCTGGATCGCGTCCCGCTCGCGCCGGGAAAGCTCGCGGTGGTGATGGCCGCGAACCTCTCCGCCTTCATGCTGGTCGGCGGGCTCTCCTCGCTCCTCGCCGAGCAGCTCCAGGGCGCCCGCAGCCAGCTACTGCGGAGCGAAACGCGGCTGGAAGCGCTGGAAGCCATCTATTCCGCCGTGGTGCGCTCCATCGCCAGCGGGATCCTCACGCTCGGAGAGGACGGCCGCATCACCTACTTGAATCCGGCCGCCGAGCACCTCACCGGCGTGTCCGACCGCGCCGCCCGCGGCCAGCCGCTGAAAACCCTCCTGCCCGAGCTCGCGGGGTCGATCGCAAGGCCCCGCGAGCGCGGCCGCCCCGAAGTGCGCCTGCGCGCGCACGACGGCCGCGATCGGATCCTGGGATACGCGATGGCGCCGCTCGCCGGCGGGGCCTCCGGACAGGTCATCCTCTTCCAGGATCTCACCGAGCTGCGCCAGATGGAGGAAGCGGTCCGCCGCACCGACCGCCTCGCCGTGGTCGGCGGCCTGGCAGCGGGCCTCGCGCACGAGATCCGCAATCCGCTCGCTTCGATGTGCGGCTCGATCGAGATTCTCGGCGCCTCTCCCGGCCTGGACGAGCAGGAGCGCCGCCTGATGAGCGTCGTGCGCAGCGAGGCGGAGCGGCTGGAAGCCCTGGTGCGCGAGTTCCTCTCCTTCGCGCGGCCGATTTCTCCCGCGTTCGAGCCTCTCGACGCTGCCCGCGCCGTGGTGGAGACGATGGAGCTGTTCCGGCAGCAGCTCGCCGAGCGCGGCATCGAGCTCGTGGCGCAGGCCGATGCGCCCGTCTGGGTGCGGGCCGATCCGGGTCAGCTCCGGCAGGTGCTCTGGAACCTGCTCGGGAACGCTGCCGACGCCACTTCGCGCGGGGGGCGCGTCGAGGTCCGCATCCTGCGACAGGCAGGGGAAGGCGTTCTCGAGGTCTCCGACACCGGACACGGAATTGCCGACGAGGATCTGCAGCGCATCTTCGATCCCTTCTTCACCACCAAGGAGCGCGGCACGGGGCTCGGGCTTGCCATCGTGCACCGCATCGTCGAGGCGCACAGCGGGCACCTGTCGGTGCACAGCGAAGTCGGCCGCGGCACCACCTTCAGGGTGGCGCTGCCGGTGGCTCCGGCCCAGGACCAGCACGCTCCGGCGGCGGTGGGCTGA
- a CDS encoding type II secretion system F family protein translates to MATAPAAAAKSAPKATAAPKLPIWVWEGKTKTGEVKKGEVEAADEASVQQRLRAMALTNVKIKKKPIRISLKLPGLGGISQKDLVIFTRQFATMIDAGLPLVQCLDILSSQLDNMAFRDVLVKVKVKVESGSTLADALGDHPKVFDTLYVQLVAAGEIGGILDTILNRLAQYIEKNEKLKNKVKSAMVYPSVVLVVAVGVTVVLLLFVTPTFEKMFKDFGGAMPAPTQIVIDLSKWLQHYIGYLVAFIIAAVIGFRAWVTWPKGRVQWDSFVIRTPIFGPLVRKVAVARFTRTLGTMISSGVPILDALEVVAKTAGNAVVEKAIRYTREKIAEGKTIVQPLAETNVFPPMVVQMIGVGEATGAMDQMLTKIADFYDDEVDAAVAALTSLIEPVMMVFLGGVVGGFLVAMYLPIFSIAGAVK, encoded by the coding sequence ATGGCCACGGCACCTGCCGCAGCAGCGAAATCGGCCCCCAAGGCCACCGCCGCGCCCAAGTTGCCGATCTGGGTCTGGGAGGGAAAGACCAAGACCGGCGAGGTGAAGAAGGGCGAGGTCGAGGCCGCCGACGAGGCGTCCGTCCAGCAGCGCCTGCGGGCGATGGCGCTGACCAACGTCAAGATCAAGAAGAAGCCCATCCGGATCTCGCTCAAGCTCCCTGGGCTGGGCGGCATCTCCCAGAAAGACCTGGTCATCTTCACCCGGCAGTTCGCCACCATGATCGACGCCGGTCTGCCGCTGGTGCAGTGCCTGGACATCCTCTCCAGCCAGCTCGACAACATGGCTTTCCGCGACGTGCTGGTGAAGGTGAAGGTCAAGGTGGAGTCGGGCTCGACGCTCGCCGACGCCCTGGGCGATCACCCGAAGGTCTTCGATACGCTCTATGTCCAGCTCGTCGCCGCCGGCGAAATCGGCGGTATCCTCGACACCATCCTCAACCGGCTCGCGCAGTACATCGAGAAGAACGAGAAGCTGAAGAACAAGGTGAAGAGCGCGATGGTGTACCCGAGCGTGGTGCTCGTGGTCGCCGTGGGCGTCACGGTGGTGCTGCTGCTCTTCGTCACCCCGACCTTCGAGAAGATGTTCAAGGACTTCGGCGGCGCGATGCCGGCGCCCACCCAGATCGTCATCGACCTTTCGAAGTGGCTGCAGCACTACATCGGCTATCTCGTCGCCTTCATCATCGCCGCGGTGATCGGGTTCCGCGCCTGGGTCACGTGGCCGAAGGGGCGCGTGCAGTGGGACTCGTTCGTGATCCGGACGCCGATCTTCGGGCCGCTGGTGCGCAAGGTGGCGGTGGCCCGCTTCACCCGAACGCTCGGCACCATGATCAGCTCCGGCGTGCCCATCCTCGACGCGCTGGAGGTGGTGGCGAAGACCGCCGGCAACGCGGTGGTGGAGAAGGCGATCCGCTACACCAGGGAGAAGATCGCCGAGGGCAAGACCATCGTGCAGCCGCTCGCGGAGACGAACGTGTTCCCGCCCATGGTGGTGCAGATGATCGGCGTGGGTGAGGCCACCGGCGCCATGGACCAGATGCTCACCAAGATTGCCGACTTCTACGACGACGAGGTGGACGCCGCGGTGGCGGCCCTCACCAGCCTGATCGAGCCGGTAATGATGGTGTTCCTCGGCGGCGTGGTAGGCGGCTTCCTCGTCGCCATGTACCTGCCGATCTTCTCCATCGCCGGCGCGGTCAAGTAG
- a CDS encoding PilT/PilU family type 4a pilus ATPase gives MPNLHQLLKAMVEKGASDLHITTGSPPQLRIDGNLVPLKTPPLTPVETKQLCYSILADAQKHKFEEENELDLSFGVKGLSRFRANIFMQRGAVAAAFRTILFKILTFQELGLPPIVSELAKKPRGLVLVTGPTGSGKSTTLASIIDKINTERHEHIVTVEDPIEYLHPHKNCVVNQREVGADTHSFKKALKYILRQDPDVVLVGEMRDLETIEAALVISETGHLAFGTLHTNSCVQTINRILDVFPPYQQPQIRAQLSFVLEGVVTQNLISKASGPGRVLAIEVMVPNAAIRNLIREDKVHQIYSQMQVGQSKFGMQTFNQSLASLIQRGLITLEEGLGRSSDPEELRNILASGVKPGVNRPVQAR, from the coding sequence TTGCCCAATCTGCATCAGCTGCTCAAGGCGATGGTGGAGAAAGGAGCATCCGATCTCCACATCACCACCGGCTCGCCTCCGCAGCTCCGCATCGACGGCAACCTGGTACCGCTCAAGACTCCGCCGCTCACGCCGGTGGAGACGAAGCAGCTCTGCTACTCCATCCTCGCCGACGCGCAGAAGCACAAGTTCGAGGAGGAGAACGAGCTCGACCTCTCGTTCGGCGTGAAAGGCCTCTCGCGGTTTCGCGCCAACATCTTCATGCAGCGCGGCGCGGTAGCGGCCGCCTTCCGCACCATTCTCTTCAAGATCCTGACCTTCCAGGAGCTGGGCCTTCCGCCGATCGTCTCCGAGCTGGCGAAGAAGCCGCGCGGGCTGGTGCTGGTGACCGGGCCGACCGGCTCCGGCAAGAGCACCACGCTGGCGTCGATCATCGACAAGATCAACACCGAGCGGCACGAGCACATCGTCACCGTCGAGGACCCGATCGAGTATCTCCACCCGCACAAGAACTGCGTGGTGAACCAGCGCGAGGTCGGGGCGGACACGCACAGCTTCAAGAAGGCGCTCAAGTACATCCTCCGCCAGGACCCCGACGTGGTGCTGGTGGGCGAGATGCGCGATCTGGAGACCATCGAGGCCGCGCTGGTGATCTCGGAGACCGGCCACCTCGCCTTCGGGACCCTGCACACCAACTCCTGCGTGCAGACCATCAACCGCATCCTCGACGTGTTCCCGCCCTACCAGCAGCCGCAGATCCGCGCGCAGCTCTCCTTCGTGCTCGAGGGTGTGGTGACCCAGAACCTGATTTCCAAGGCAAGCGGGCCCGGACGCGTGCTGGCCATCGAGGTGATGGTCCCGAACGCAGCCATCCGGAACCTGATCCGTGAGGACAAGGTCCACCAGATCTACTCCCAGATGCAGGTCGGCCAGTCGAAGTTCGGAATGCAGACTTTCAACCAGTCGCTGGCATCGCTGATCCAGCGCGGCCTCATCACGCTCGAGGAAGGGCTCGGGCGCAGCTCTGATCCCGAGGAGTTGCGGAACATCCTCGCCTCAGGCGTCAAACCGGGCGTGAACCGCCCGGTCCAGGCCCGGTAA